The Methanolacinia petrolearia DSM 11571 genome has a segment encoding these proteins:
- a CDS encoding hydrogenase large subunit, whose protein sequence is MSENKSKKAPYTIPIGPTHPALKEPILFTFKINGEAIEEVDFAPGKAHRGIEWMGMRRNPVQIVHLTDRICGICGVSHTFAFAKAVEQIAGIEVPDRAHYIRTILAEFERIQSHLLWAGVAAHELGFDTLFNLAWRVREESMDLIELLTGNRVNYAIVQVGGVRRDIEEEKFARIEEGLQYYEGLISKLLKLFLHDKTITMRCRDCGILTREASLKLCTVGPTSRASGVKMDVRLDSPYGAYGDLDFDYVMPDQYTGETRGDVYDRIVVRLLEVAQSVDLIRQCLKQIPEGETLWETKMPKLLATCKKAEGEAVGRVEAPRGECLHYVRMNKSDAPYMWKVKASTYSNQLSWLEILKGEQIADIPIIVASIDPCMSCTDRVAVVRDGKPDIYSKEYLHRLSVERTRRLMNDE, encoded by the coding sequence ATGAGTGAGAACAAGTCCAAGAAGGCCCCGTATACGATCCCGATCGGGCCGACCCACCCGGCGCTGAAGGAGCCGATCCTCTTTACTTTTAAGATCAACGGCGAGGCCATAGAAGAGGTCGACTTCGCACCCGGAAAGGCTCACAGGGGTATCGAATGGATGGGGATGAGAAGAAATCCCGTCCAGATCGTTCACCTGACAGACAGGATCTGCGGTATATGCGGTGTTTCGCATACGTTCGCCTTTGCGAAGGCCGTCGAGCAGATCGCCGGAATCGAGGTTCCCGACAGGGCTCATTACATCCGGACTATCCTTGCGGAGTTCGAGAGGATACAGTCGCACCTGCTATGGGCCGGAGTCGCGGCTCATGAGCTCGGCTTCGATACACTCTTCAATCTTGCATGGCGTGTCCGCGAGGAGTCGATGGACTTAATCGAGCTTCTCACCGGCAACAGGGTGAATTACGCGATCGTACAGGTCGGCGGTGTCAGGAGAGACATCGAAGAGGAGAAGTTCGCACGGATCGAAGAGGGGCTCCAGTACTACGAAGGTCTTATCAGCAAACTCCTGAAGCTCTTCCTCCATGACAAGACTATAACGATGCGTTGCAGGGACTGCGGTATTCTTACAAGGGAGGCGTCGCTGAAGCTCTGCACCGTAGGCCCGACATCCCGTGCATCCGGCGTGAAGATGGATGTAAGGCTCGATTCGCCCTACGGTGCCTATGGCGATCTCGATTTCGATTATGTCATGCCCGACCAGTACACCGGCGAGACGAGGGGCGACGTATATGACAGGATTGTCGTGAGGCTCCTCGAGGTCGCCCAGTCCGTAGACCTTATCCGCCAGTGCTTAAAGCAGATCCCCGAAGGAGAGACACTCTGGGAGACGAAGATGCCCAAGCTCCTTGCGACGTGCAAGAAGGCCGAAGGCGAGGCGGTCGGAAGAGTCGAGGCTCCACGCGGCGAATGCCTTCACTATGTGCGGATGAACAAATCCGATGCACCCTATATGTGGAAGGTCAAGGCGTCGACGTATTCGAATCAGCTTTCGTGGCTTGAGATCCTGAAGGGCGAGCAGATCGCCGATATCCCGATTATCGTCGCATCGATCGACCCGTGCATGTCCTGCACCGACAGGGTTGCGGTCGTGAGAGACGGAAAGCCGGATATTTATTCGAAGGAATACCTGCATCGTTTGTCGGTCGAGAGAACGAGGAGGCTGATGAACGATGAGTGA
- a CDS encoding respiratory chain complex I subunit 1 family protein, translating into MSDQIDLLLTVVGGTVALAFIGIVFGLILLGIDRKFAAHMQARVGPPLRQPFIDVAKLMSKDSIVPENAVASVFNAAPVIALASAITLLLYIPVAGLSPVLGGFGDAILVMYILTVPALAMVAGGFASGSPYATVGAQREMVTMIAYEFPLAVAIVAVAYRFAMAGFADPFSLATMGGVGTGMVIWDVVGPLGIIGCLILLFVLAWVTPAELSRVPCDTPEAETELCGGIVAEYSGRNLGLFYLAGGVKTFAMTALAVAIFLPWNISWFTGITGWTALVADVIFFILKVIVVMFFSVSLIRVSMARFRINHLVSIYWGYIAVAALSGLVLVILDVLMKGGVVL; encoded by the coding sequence ATGAGTGATCAGATCGATCTTCTGTTGACCGTCGTCGGCGGAACAGTTGCCCTTGCCTTTATCGGGATCGTCTTCGGGCTGATCCTTCTCGGTATCGACCGGAAGTTCGCCGCACATATGCAGGCGAGGGTCGGGCCGCCTCTGAGGCAGCCGTTCATCGATGTCGCGAAACTGATGTCAAAGGACAGCATCGTTCCGGAGAATGCGGTCGCTTCGGTCTTCAACGCGGCGCCTGTGATCGCTCTTGCATCGGCGATAACCCTGCTCCTTTACATCCCCGTTGCAGGACTGAGTCCAGTGCTGGGCGGATTCGGGGACGCGATCCTTGTCATGTATATCCTGACCGTTCCCGCTCTTGCGATGGTCGCAGGCGGTTTTGCATCCGGTTCGCCGTATGCAACTGTCGGCGCCCAGAGGGAGATGGTAACGATGATCGCCTACGAGTTCCCGCTCGCGGTTGCGATCGTCGCTGTCGCATATAGGTTTGCGATGGCCGGTTTCGCCGATCCGTTCTCGCTTGCGACGATGGGCGGTGTCGGAACCGGAATGGTCATCTGGGACGTCGTCGGGCCGCTCGGCATCATCGGCTGCCTGATCCTTCTCTTTGTTCTTGCATGGGTCACGCCTGCGGAGCTCTCCCGTGTTCCGTGCGACACGCCCGAAGCGGAGACCGAACTCTGCGGCGGAATCGTTGCAGAATACTCGGGGCGAAATCTCGGGTTGTTCTACCTCGCAGGCGGTGTGAAGACCTTCGCGATGACAGCTCTCGCGGTTGCGATATTCCTCCCGTGGAATATCTCGTGGTTTACGGGAATCACCGGGTGGACGGCTCTTGTTGCGGATGTTATCTTCTTCATCCTGAAGGTCATCGTCGTGATGTTCTTCTCTGTGAGCCTGATCCGTGTTTCGATGGCGAGGTTCAGGATAAACCACCTTGTCTCGATCTACTGGGGATACATCGCGGTTGCGGCCCTGTCCGGCCTTGTCCTGGTGATCCTTGATGTGCTCATGAAGGGAGGTGTCGTATTATGA
- a CDS encoding 4Fe-4S dicluster domain-containing protein produces the protein MSFLPTMVEVLKQILKKPATNLFPAKYLPKSITGFLGKVAEGKAEINPPVPTPENFRGKITYDRDICIGCKICTRVCPANAIEFIKETKTVRIYVTQCIFCSQCNDACPVHCLHMSEDFLLADEDRYSGNLIVE, from the coding sequence ATGAGTTTCCTTCCGACAATGGTAGAGGTCTTAAAACAGATCCTGAAGAAGCCGGCGACGAATCTTTTCCCTGCGAAGTATCTCCCGAAATCGATAACCGGATTCCTCGGGAAGGTCGCGGAGGGAAAGGCGGAGATCAACCCCCCGGTTCCGACACCGGAAAATTTCAGGGGCAAGATCACCTATGACAGGGACATCTGCATCGGCTGCAAGATCTGCACCCGTGTATGTCCCGCGAATGCAATCGAGTTCATAAAGGAGACGAAGACTGTCAGGATCTACGTGACGCAGTGCATCTTCTGTTCGCAGTGCAACGACGCCTGCCCCGTGCACTGCCTGCATATGAGCGAGGATTTCCTTCTTGCGGACGAGGACAGGTATTCCGGGAATCTTATTGTCGAGTGA
- a CDS encoding NADH-quinone oxidoreductase subunit B family protein — protein MRLSKSLNRSLWVFHFNSGSCNGCDIEIVATLMPRHDPERFGIKLVGSPRHADVLLVTGPVVHAMKERLIRVYEQMADPKVVICVGACGQSGGVFYDSYNLDGPVGEVIPVDVYVPGCAPRPEAIINGVVKAIAKLERLQEGKND, from the coding sequence ATGAGACTGTCGAAATCACTGAACCGGTCGCTTTGGGTCTTCCACTTCAACTCCGGTTCGTGCAACGGCTGCGATATCGAGATCGTGGCAACACTGATGCCGAGGCATGATCCCGAGAGGTTCGGGATAAAGCTTGTCGGCTCGCCCCGTCATGCGGACGTCCTGCTCGTCACCGGGCCTGTCGTCCACGCGATGAAGGAGAGGCTTATCCGCGTATACGAGCAGATGGCCGACCCGAAGGTCGTAATCTGCGTCGGAGCATGCGGGCAGTCGGGCGGGGTCTTCTATGACTCGTATAATCTCGACGGTCCGGTCGGGGAAGTTATCCCGGTGGACGTATATGTCCCAGGGTGTGCCCCGAGGCCGGAAGCGATAATCAACGGCGTGGTAAAGGCGATTGCAAAACTCGAAAGACTCCAGGAGGGGAAAAATGACTGA
- a CDS encoding NADH-quinone oxidoreductase subunit C gives MTDTAKNMMTAEEVAERFASKFGDQIISSEIKQWCEGTKKTPINSIWMKIETEILHDAVGELISIDFPHLGVISAVDMIEEIDVLYHFTIFFGSKGSEITVSFIVSVPKENPVVPTISDLIPGAVYSEREKQELMGIIVDGIPDQRGLFLPDDFPEGIYPWRKDDAGIRDDMVKDLWAVGRPEDRPNPPVKPKPEKKKSDEEPAKKAEKKPGEKPEASEPAKDEPKEEVKSDE, from the coding sequence ATGACTGATACGGCCAAGAATATGATGACGGCCGAAGAGGTCGCGGAGAGGTTCGCTTCGAAGTTCGGGGACCAAATAATCAGCTCCGAAATAAAGCAGTGGTGCGAGGGAACGAAGAAGACGCCGATAAATTCGATCTGGATGAAGATCGAGACGGAGATTCTCCACGATGCTGTTGGAGAACTGATCTCGATCGACTTCCCGCATCTCGGCGTCATATCTGCGGTCGATATGATCGAAGAGATCGATGTCCTCTATCATTTCACAATCTTCTTCGGCTCGAAGGGTTCGGAGATAACGGTCAGCTTCATCGTATCTGTGCCGAAGGAAAATCCGGTCGTCCCGACGATCTCGGATCTGATCCCCGGTGCTGTTTACTCCGAGAGAGAGAAGCAGGAGCTGATGGGAATAATCGTGGACGGAATCCCGGACCAGAGGGGACTGTTCCTTCCTGACGATTTCCCGGAGGGCATATACCCGTGGAGAAAGGACGATGCCGGTATTCGTGACGATATGGTCAAGGACCTCTGGGCCGTCGGAAGGCCCGAAGACCGTCCGAATCCCCCGGTGAAGCCAAAGCCCGAGAAGAAAAAGAGCGACGAAGAGCCTGCGAAGAAGGCGGAGAAAAAACCCGGGGAGAAACCGGAGGCTTCCGAACCCGCCAAAGATGAACCCAAAGAGGAGGTGAAGAGCGATGAGTGA